A segment of the Buchnera aphidicola (Mindarus abietinus) genome:
GAGACGTTCATTTGTATAAAAATCATATTTCACTAGCTAAACAGCAAATTCTTAGAAAACCTAGAAAGCTGCCTAAACTAGTCATAAAAAATAAACCGCAATCTATCTTTGATTATAATTTTCAAAGTTTTAAAATTATTAATTACAAACCTTATCCTTCAATTAAAGCAATAGTAGCTATTTAATTATTGTAATTGAATTTACTTGTTTTAAATATAAAAAATATCTAATTAAAATTAAATAATTGAGATATAATAAAAAATAACATAGTCTGTATAATCAATATTTTTCAAAAAAATTTTGTTTAAAATATGTAATTAAAAATGAAAAAAATATATATTAAAACTTGGGGTTGTCAGATGAATGAATATGATTCATCAATCATCTCAAATCTTTTATTAAATCAAAAAAAGTATTTTTTAGTAAATAAACCAGAAGACGCAAATATATTAATTCTTAATACATGTTCAATTAGAGAAAAAGCAAAAGAAAAATTATTTCATCAACTAGGTAGATGGAAAAAACTAAAAGAAAAAAATTCAAAAATAATTATTGCTGTAGGAGGATGCGTAGCAACACAAGAGGGAGAGGAAATTTATAAAAGAGCCAATTATATTGATATTATTTTTGGTACCCAAACGATACATAGATTACCTAATATGATAGAAAAAGTAAAAAAAGAAAAAAAATTCCTTATTGATATTTCCTTTCCTACAAAAGAAAAATTTGACGCTTTATTAAAACCTAGGCATTCAAAAATATCTTCGTATATTTCAATAATAGAAGGATGTAATAAATTTTGTTCTTTTTGTATTGTTCCTTATACTCGGGGTATAGAAGTTAGTAGAAAATGCGATGATATCTTATTTGAAATTATTTCTTTAGCAAATAAAGGAATTAAAGAAATTCACTTATTAGGACAAAATGTAAATGCTTATAGAGGAAAAACGGCTTATGGTGGAATTTGTTCTTTTTCTGAATTAATTGAACTGATATCTGAAATTGATGAAATTAAAAGAATTAGATTTACAACTAGTCATCCTGTAGAATTTACAGATGAAATTATTAATGTTTATAAAAAAGTCCCTAAATTAGTTAATTTTCTTCATTTACCGATTCAAAGTGGTTCAAATCGAATTTTAAATTTAATGAAAAGAGGGCACTCGGTTTTAGACTATAAACAAATAATTAATAAATTGCTTTTAATTAGACCTAACATGCAAATTAGTTCTGATTTCATAGTCGGATTTCCAGGAGAAACTGAATTAGATTTTCATAAAACAATGGAATTAATTGAAGAAATTAATTTCGATATGAGTTTTAGTTTTATTTATTCTCCTAGACCTGGAACACCAGCTTCAATAATGTCGGATAAAAATGTAAGCCTACAAGAGAAAAAAAATAGATTATATCTATTACAAAAAAAAATAAGAAAACAAGCATTTAATTGGACAAAAAAAATGATGAATAGCATCCAATTGGTCTTAGTTGAAGGTGTTTCTAAAAAAAATATTACTGAATTATATGGAAAAACAGAAAACAATAGAATTGCTTATTTTCAAGGAATATCTACAATGATTGGAAAATTTGTAAAAGTAAAAATTACTCATACATTTATTCACTCAGTTAGAGGTATATTTGTAGATTATGTTAATTAACATAATCAATATTTTGAAAACATAAAAATAAAAAAAATCAAAAAAAATTTTAAAAATAATTCTAATATGGAAAAATTCTTTTTATTATAAAATGATAATAATTAATTTAGAAAATACTACTAAAAAATATGAATACAGTCCCAAAAAAATAGAATTTATTAATTGGGTAAAAAAAGTACCTCACATAAAAAAAAAAATTTTATAACAATAAGAATTGTTGATTCTCAAGAAATAAAAAAACTAAATTTTTTTTATAGAAACCAAAAAAAACCAACAAATATTCTTTCATTTCCTTATAATCTATATTTAAACTCAAATAATATCCTTTTAGGAGACTTAGTAATTTGTAGTAAAATCATAAAAAAAGAGGCCAAAAAACAAAAAAAAAATATAAAAGGACATTGGGCTCACATATTTATACACGGAGTATTGCATTTATTAGGATATAATCATATTAAAAAAAAAGAAACAAAAAAAATGGAATTATTAGAATGTACAATACTTAAAAAGTTAGGTTTTAAAAATCCATATATAAGTAATATGATTTAAATCAAAAATTTTTTTTATATATAAAAGTAAGAGATATAATAAAATTTTATGAAAGATTCTTTATTAAAAAATATTAACAAAGACAATAAAAAAGGTTTTTTTTCGATTTTATTACACCAATTATTCAATGATGAACCTAAAAATAGAGAAGAATTATTAAAATTAATACAGGAATCCAAAGAAAAAGAATTGATTGATCAAGATACCAAAAATATGTTAGAAGGTGTAATGCTTATAGCAAAAAAAACTGTTAAAGAAATTATGATTCCAAGAACTCAAATGGTTACTTTAAACTTAAATTATAAATTAAACAAATGTCTAGATATTATAATTAAATCAGCTCATTCTAGATTCCCTATTATGAGTAAAGATAAAAATTATGTTGAAGGTTTTTTAATTGCTAAAGATTTATTATCTTTTATATATAAAGAAAAAAATTTATTTTTTATAAAAAATTTTCTTAGACCAGCTATTGTTGTGCCAGAAAGTAAACATCTTGATAAAATGCTAAAAGAATTTCAATTAAAAAGAAATCATATGGCTATAGTTATAGATGAATTTGGCATTGTATCCGGTTTAATTACTATCGAAGACATATTAGAATTAATTGTTGGAGAAATTAAAGATGAATTTGATAATATTAAAAATATTAATATTAGGCAAATAAATCAATATACATTTTCAATTAAAGCTTTAACTCAAATTAAAGAATTTAATGAAAAATTTAATACAAATTTTTTTGATAAAGAAGTAGACACTATTGGAGGTTTAGTTATGAAAAAAATCGGATATTTACCAAAAATCAACAAAAAAGTTTGTATTAATAATTATCAGTTTAAAATATCCACAATAGATAATAGAAAAATATTAACAATGCATGTAGAAATTCCTAAAAATTTACTTTTATCTTCTATAAAAAAATAAAATTTTATACTTACATCAGAAAATATTCATAAATAAATATTTATCTAAATTTTAAAAAAAATTCCAATAATATATTCATTAAAAACTTAAAAAAAAGATATTAAATTAAATGAAAAAAACATACCAAGCTAAAGAAATAGAAAACTATGTACAAAAATATTGGAAAAAAAATAAAACGTTTAAAGTTTGTGAAAACTCTAAAAAAATAAAATATTATTGTTTAGTAATGTTACCATACCCCTCTGGAAATTTACATATGGGACATATTAGAAACTATACTATTGGTGATGTAATATCAAGATATCAAAGAATGTTAGGTAAAAATGTATTACAACCCATAGGTTGGGATGCTTTTGGACTTCCAGCAGAAATAGCCGCTATAAAAAATAATACTCATCCTATGGATTGGACTTATAAAAATATAGAGTCTATGAAACAACAATTAAAAGAGATGGGTTTTAGTTATGACTGGGAAAGAGAATTAACTACTTGTAAACCTAGTTATTATAAATGGGAACAATGGTTTTTTACAGAACTATATAAAAAAAAATTAGCTTATAAAAAAACTAAAGATGTTAATTGGTGTCCTACTGATAAAACAGTACTCGCAAATGAACAAGTAATAGATGGATTATGTTGGAGATGCCAAACAAAAGTAACTAAAAAAAACATTCCTCAATGGTTTATTAAAATTACTCAATATGCTGAAGAATTACTTAATGGCATAAAAAATTTAAAATTTTGGCCAGAAAAAGTAAAAAATATGCAAAAAAATTGGATTGGTAAAACTTCCCATATAGGAATTAAATTAAAAATTAAAAATTTAAATACCACCTTTATAGCATATATTAAAAAATTAGAATATATTATGGGAGCAACTTTTGTTATTATTCCTACAGATCATGATTTTGTTAAATTTTTATCTAAAAAAGATAAATCAATAAAAAATTTTATTAATAAAACTAAAGAATTTAATAATATAGAAAATTTCTCTTTTGTAAAAGGTAAAAAAACAAACTTAATTGCTTTACATCCGATTAATAAAAAAGAATTACCTATATGGGTAAGTAACTATAAAAAAAATAAAAAATTTTTTTCTATTGGAACACCAGCTCATAATAAAAAAGATTGGACATTTGCTAAATTCAATAAAATTAAAATTAAATTCATATTACTAAAACCAAATGGAATACAACCAAAAACCAATAAAGTATCGATATTAAAAAAAGGATATTTATTTAATTCAGAGAAATTTACTGGATTAAATATCCAACAAGGATTAA
Coding sequences within it:
- the miaB gene encoding tRNA (N6-isopentenyl adenosine(37)-C2)-methylthiotransferase MiaB; this encodes MKKIYIKTWGCQMNEYDSSIISNLLLNQKKYFLVNKPEDANILILNTCSIREKAKEKLFHQLGRWKKLKEKNSKIIIAVGGCVATQEGEEIYKRANYIDIIFGTQTIHRLPNMIEKVKKEKKFLIDISFPTKEKFDALLKPRHSKISSYISIIEGCNKFCSFCIVPYTRGIEVSRKCDDILFEIISLANKGIKEIHLLGQNVNAYRGKTAYGGICSFSELIELISEIDEIKRIRFTTSHPVEFTDEIINVYKKVPKLVNFLHLPIQSGSNRILNLMKRGHSVLDYKQIINKLLLIRPNMQISSDFIVGFPGETELDFHKTMELIEEINFDMSFSFIYSPRPGTPASIMSDKNVSLQEKKNRLYLLQKKIRKQAFNWTKKMMNSIQLVLVEGVSKKNITELYGKTENNRIAYFQGISTMIGKFVKVKITHTFIHSVRGIFVDYVN
- the ybeY gene encoding rRNA maturation RNase YbeY translates to MGKKSTSHKKKNFITIRIVDSQEIKKLNFFYRNQKKPTNILSFPYNLYLNSNNILLGDLVICSKIIKKEAKKQKKNIKGHWAHIFIHGVLHLLGYNHIKKKETKKMELLECTILKKLGFKNPYISNMI
- the corC gene encoding CNNM family magnesium/cobalt transport protein CorC (CorC(YbeX) belongs to the Cyclin M Mg2+ Exporter (CNNM) family, and was characterized as belonging to a set of three proteins, at least one of which must be present for CorA to function.), producing MKDSLLKNINKDNKKGFFSILLHQLFNDEPKNREELLKLIQESKEKELIDQDTKNMLEGVMLIAKKTVKEIMIPRTQMVTLNLNYKLNKCLDIIIKSAHSRFPIMSKDKNYVEGFLIAKDLLSFIYKEKNLFFIKNFLRPAIVVPESKHLDKMLKEFQLKRNHMAIVIDEFGIVSGLITIEDILELIVGEIKDEFDNIKNINIRQINQYTFSIKALTQIKEFNEKFNTNFFDKEVDTIGGLVMKKIGYLPKINKKVCINNYQFKISTIDNRKILTMHVEIPKNLLLSSIKK